A DNA window from Phyllostomus discolor isolate MPI-MPIP mPhyDis1 chromosome X, mPhyDis1.pri.v3, whole genome shotgun sequence contains the following coding sequences:
- the LOC114505298 gene encoding SH3 domain-binding glutamic acid-rich-like protein 3 isoform X2: MTKTYRRLGNPQKVKQRQEDVIRILDAYKINYELIDISISLKKLQQMRRKVSSPKALPPQIFNDQEYCGDFEMFHKAKENKEILKFLKLE, from the exons ATGACCAAAACCTACAGAAGACTGGGTAACCCCCAAAAG GTGAAGCAGAGACAGGAAGACGTTATCAGAATTTTAGATGCTTACAAAATAAATTACGAATTAATAGATATTTCTATCAGTTTGAAAAAACTTCAACAAATGAGGAGGAAGGTTTCCAGCCCTAAGGCTCTACCACCTCAGATATTCAATGACCAAGAATATTGTGGA gattttgaaatgtttcacaaggcaaaggaaaacaaagagattCTCAAGTTCCTGAAGCTGGAGTAA
- the LOC114505216 gene encoding protein CXorf21-like — translation MLGEAFLIELLYKEQKYTKLRKPLTYKKTSNAEKETWKKQLLGIEDNSLSPDKIENQHKVEKERLAEQINDMNKRKSVDEITGAKCKSASFPGNVSVALPIPKREKYDERQQLDLYRSWSCTSICQNYPDLQIGGDHVGNMYDSGCFVEHIRDDAVNGPLLLSVDIPLGHSPTTEPVEKPPALKLLSGDEIREKSMLFYKQPLSNSMLNSYMEKKVDEVYKQFLEENLTKCLSITNLMTSNLLMNNVNQISLQISQEQNIEASKGLEAHLHCSRNSSEFSTPNLQISNQRSREFVSHLR, via the coding sequence ATGCTTGGAGAAGCCTTCCTAATTGAACTCCTATACAAAGAACAGAAATATACCAAATTACGTAAACCACTCACATATAAGAAGACCTCAAATGCTGAAAAGGAAACTTGGAAAAAACAGCTTTTAGGTATAGAAGACAATTCGCTTTCCCctgataaaatagaaaatcaacaTAAGGTTGAGAAAGAAAGGTTAGCAGAGCAAATTAATgatatgaataaaagaaaatctgtggATGAGATAACTGGAGCGAAATGTAAAAGTGCATCCTTTCCAGGAAATGTGTCTGTTGCATTGCCCATTcccaagagagaaaaatatgatgAAAGGCAGCAACTGGATTTATACCGATCTTGGTCATGCACAAGTATTTGCCAGAATTATCCTGACCTACAGATTGGAGGGGACCACGTGGGGAACATGTACGATTCAGGTTGCTTTGTGGAACACATACGTGATGATGCTGTTAACGGTCCCCTTTTACTTTCAGTAGATATCCCATTGGGCCATTCTCCTACCACTGAGCCTGTAGAGAAACCACCTGCCCTGAAACTTTTGAGTGGGGATGAAATTCGAGAAAAAAGCATGTTGTTTTATAAGCAGCCCCTCTCTAATTCTATGCTTAACAGTTATATGGAGAAAAAAGTGGATGAAGTCTACAAACAGTTTTTGGAAGAAAATCTCACAAAGTGCCTTTCCATAACCAATCTTATGACTTCCAACTTGCTAATGAATAATGTGAATCAGATTAGCCTTCAAATCTCTCAAGAGCAGAACATAGAGGCATCGAAAGGCCTGGAAGCTCACCTACATTGTTCAAGAAACAGCTCTGAATTCAGCACTCCTAACCTACAAATATCGAACCAGAGAAGTAGGGAATTTGTGTCACATCTACGTTAG
- the LOC114505298 gene encoding SH3 domain-binding glutamic acid-rich-like protein 3 isoform X1 yields MSSIKVYYSSVSGSREVKQRQEDVIRILDAYKINYELIDISISLKKLQQMRRKVSSPKALPPQIFNDQEYCGDFEMFHKAKENKEILKFLKLE; encoded by the exons ATGAGCTCCATTAAAGTCTATTATTCCAGCGTATCAGGGTCTAGGGAG GTGAAGCAGAGACAGGAAGACGTTATCAGAATTTTAGATGCTTACAAAATAAATTACGAATTAATAGATATTTCTATCAGTTTGAAAAAACTTCAACAAATGAGGAGGAAGGTTTCCAGCCCTAAGGCTCTACCACCTCAGATATTCAATGACCAAGAATATTGTGGA gattttgaaatgtttcacaaggcaaaggaaaacaaagagattCTCAAGTTCCTGAAGCTGGAGTAA